AATTACTGCCCCGTTGATGGCAACGGTTACACGATTGCTGATGGGCGACCACTCGATATTCGCCAATATCCCGCCTTGTTCTCACTCATCGGTTATATCTACGGCGGTAGCCAAAATACCTTCTATCTGCCCGACCTCCGTGGCCGGACTCCCGTTGGCGTAGGGCAAGGTGCAGGCTTGTCCCCCGTTGCCTTGGGCGAAAAACGCGGTGCTGAAACCACCCCCATGACTATGTCCAATATGGCGTTCCACAACCATACTGCTACCTTCCAGCCCACTGGCTTGTCCGTTACAGTGCCCGTGTCTACTACCCCGAGTGCCCCGGTACCTGTAACGACACCAGACACCACCCATAACTATTTATCTGCTGCTCCTACAACTGGCCCAACAGGTGCCGGTATTTGGACAAATAGCACCACGCAAATTGCCACGGTAGGAAAGGTAACCACTTCTGTCAGTGGGGTAGCAGGTAATATTGCCCTTGGTACAGCGGGCACGCAAACCCCCACCCCGGTTCCTACACTGCCTCCCCAATTGGGTTTGACCTACTGTATTGCTACCTACGGCAGCTATCCCCCTAATCCAAACTAACGGACATTTGTTAGGCAATGGCCGCATTGGCAACATGGCGGTCATTATTACTTCTTGACCTAGCCCACATTGGCCATGACGAGTCACGCATCTATTTTTCACTTCATCTCCGGCCTGCCACGTTCCGGTAGCACGCTTTTATCTGCCCTGCTGCGACAGAATCCTCGATTCCATGCCTCCATGACCAGCGGTCTTGGCGCCTTGGTCAACGGCGTCACCCAAATGATGAGTCCGGGCTCCGAAGTAGCGCTCACCATGGCGGGCGAACAACGGCAAGACATACTGTCCGGCTTGTTCCACAGTTACTACCAACACCTGCAAGACAAGCCCGTTATCTTTGACACCAACCGCATGTGGACATCCCGCATGCCCTTGCTCAAAGCCCTCCACCCCAAGGCCAAGGTCATTGCCTGTGTGCGGGACATTCCTTGGGTCATGGATAGCCTGGAACGCCGGGTGCGGGAAAACCCCTACCACTTCACCCGCCTGTTCGGCCCCATGAATCAGGGCACCGTCTATAGCCGCGTTGAAGCCCTGATGGGCCACGAAGCCCTGGTAGGCCGCGCCTGGAGCGGCCTCAAAGAAGCTTTTTACGGTGACGAAGCCGACGCCCTGCTGGTGGTGGAATACGAATACCTTTCCCGCATGCCGGAAAAAGTGCTCAGACTGATCTACGACTTTATCGGCGAGCCCTGGTTTGAAGGTCACGATTTTGAAAATGTGGAATTCGACGCCCCCGAGTTTGACGAAGCCTTAGGCGTTTCCGGCCTGCACAAGGTGCGCCCCAAGGTGGAGTTTCAATCCCGCCGCAGCATTTTGCCCCCCGACCTGTTCAAGAAGTTTGAAGGCATGGATTTTTGGCGAGAAATGGCGGGTAGCAAAGCATTTGTCATTGCAGGTAAGCGAGAGGAAGGTCGTTGAATTGCATTGGCATTATTCTATTTGCATTAATATTGGCAATTAAATCCTTGAATTGCGCCTACCCTGAATAACCCCGCCCCCCCTAAGCGAGGCAAACCATGAACCACCAATACCGCAGCATCTGGAACGAACTCACCCAAACCTTTGTTGCCGATGCAGAAAATGTGCAACCAATAGGAAAAAGCAGCCAATCAGAGGCCGCAGGGTCGCCAGAGCAAGCCGCCCAGCCCCGTACAGCCCGGGCCTGGATGGCATTGGAACAACGGTTCATGTTTGATGGCGCAGCAGCGGCCGACGCCGCCCACGCCCTGCCCGAAGTAGTGGCCCCGGTCCAAATTCGCGCCGCTGACCCCAGCCTGAACCAGGGTAAAAAAGAGGTGGTGTTTGTGGACACCGCCGTCGCCGACTACAAAACCCTGGAAGCGGGCATCAAAGAGGGGGTGGAAATTGTCGAAATTGCCGCCAATCAGTCCGGCCTAGCGCAAATTGCCCAATGGGCCAAAACCCACGAAGGCTACGACAGCATTCAAATCCTTAGCCACGGTTCCACCGGTACCCTGAATCTGGGGACCGATGGCCTTAACAATGCCCAATTGTCCGACACCACCGTCAAAACCGAGTTAGCCCTCTTGGGTCATGCCCTCAAGGCTGACGGTGACTTGATGATTTACGGCTGCGATATTGGTCAGGGGGATGCAGGCCAACACTTCGTTACCGACTTAGCCCTGGCAACAGGGGCCGATGTGGCAGCTTCGTCAGATACAACGGGTGCCGCTAGCAAAGGTGGAGATTGGACCTTAGAAGTTCAGCAGGGTGATATTCAAAGCGCAATTCCCATCACGTCAAACGCCCTAAATAGCTATTCCGGAGTGCTATCGGCATATTCAGGAACCTTAGGTTTCAACGCATACGGCTACGGACCAGGAAGCGGATCTGGGAGTGACTACACTGTTGCAGTTGATAGCACCTACACCTTTAAGGCAGATGGACATTTGTCAGGTTTTTATACCCGAGTTGCAGATAGATCGGGTACCGCCTCTGTCGGGGCTTCCGCGCTCCGGAGTTATGGCGGCACAGAAGACCTTATAACATTTAGCTTTACCAAGACAGTTGGTGGAACGGCCACAACTTTTGCCCCCCAGTACATATGGCTCTTTTCTCAAGATACCAGTAACACCACGACCTTCACGTTTAACGGGGCCATTACTACTCCGAACATAACTGGCAATACCTGGACAAAAATTGATTTAACAAGCCTAAATACAATTTCTAGCTTGCAGATCACAAGCAACCACACCTTGCAGAACCAAAACTTCGACGACTTCAAAGTCAGTAACGTCCAAGTCGCAGCAACTGGCCCCACTGTCAGCGGCGTTGCCATCACCTCTGCTACCGGCATTCAAAACAGCACCTTGAATGCCGGTGATGTCGTTTCTGCCACGGTGACCATGTCCGCGGCCACGACGGTCAATACCGGCGGCGGCACCCCCTATCTCGACTTGAACATTGGCGGAACAACGGTTCAAGCGGCCTATGCTTCGGGTAGTGGTTCCACATCCTTAGTATTCCAATACACCATTCAGGCAGGCCAAACCGACGCCAACGGCATCAGCATTGGCGCCAGCGGCATCCACACGAACGGTGGAACATTCAAGGATGGTTCCGCCAACGATGCAACCCTCACCTTCTTAGCAGTCAGCGACAACGCCAGCTACAAGGTGGACACTGCTGCGCCCACGGTGAGCGGCGTGACCGCCAGCACCGCCAACGGTTCTTACAAAGTGGGTGATACCGTTTCCATCCAGGTGAACTTTTCCGAGAACGTCACCGTCATCGGTACGCCTCAGCTCACCCTGGAAACCGGCACCACCGACCGCACCATTAACTACGTCAGCGGTAGTGGCGGTAGCAGCCTGACCTTTACCTACACCGTGCAGGCGGGCGATAACACGAGCGATCTGGATTTCACGTCCACTTCCGCCCTGGCCCTGAACGGCGGAACCATTAAGGATACCGCCGGTAATAATGCCACGCTCACCCTGGCCAGCCCCGGCGCGGCTAACTCTTTGGGCGCCAACAAGGCCATTGTGATTGACGGCATCGTCCCCACGGTGAGCGGCGTTACGTCCAGTACCGCCAACGGCACGTATAAGGTGGGCGATACCGTTTCCATTCAGGTGAACTTTTCCGAGAACGTCACCGTCATCGGTACGCCTCAGCTCACCCTGGAAACCGGCACCACCGACCGCACCATTAACTACGTCAGCGGTAGCGGCGGTAGCAGCCTGACCTTTACCTATACCGTGCAGGCAGGTGATACAAGCAGCGATCTGGATTTTGCTTCCTCGTCTGCTTTGGCGCTTAACAGCGGCACGATCAAGGATGCCGCCGGTAACGATGCAACGCTGACCCTGGCAACGCCGGGGGCCGCCAATTCGCTGGGCAACAACAAGGCGCTGGTGATCGACGGTGTCGTGCCGACGGTCACCGCCGTGTCCTCCTCGACCAGTAACGGTACCTATACCACTGGGGATGTGATCGCCATCACCGTCACCTTCAGTGAGGTGGTGAACGTCACCGGCACGCCGCAATTGACGCTGGAAACCGGAAGCACGGACCGGACCATCGACTATGCCAGCGGCACCGGTACCAATACGCTGACCTTCAATTACACGGTCCAGAACGGCGATACCAGCGCCGATCTGGATTACGTGGCAACCAGTTCCCTGGCCTTGAACGGTGGCACGATCAAGGATGCGGCCGGTAACGATGCGACGCTGACCCTGGCTTCACCAGGCGCTGCGAATTCCTTGGGTAACAACAAGGCGATCGTAATTTCGACGACCAAGGAACTCATCTCTGCGACTTACGACGCGAGCACCGGCGTGCTCTCGGTGACCGGCGCCAACATGGGCACCGGGGCCACGGTTGACGTCAGCAAACTGTCGCTGACTGGCCAGGGCGGAGCGAGCTACACGCTGACCACCGGCAACGTTACCACCAGCAGCGGCACGGCCTTCTCGGTCACGCTGAACGCGACCGACAAGCTCAACATCAACGGCCTGCTCAACAAGAACGGCACGAGTTCGGTCGGGGCTACGACCTACAACCTGGCCGGCGCCGCCGACTGGATCAGCGGTGCTGCCGCTGACACCACCGGCAACGGCGTGACCGTCTCGAACGTACAAACCCCGACCATCACCAGCGCTACCTACGACGCCAGTACCGGCGCTCTGGTAGTCACCGGCACCAACCTGGTCAAGGCCTCGGGGGCGACCAACGACATTACCGTCAGCAAGCTCAAGCTGACCGGCGAAGGCGGTAGCGGCGCGGCGTACCTGCTGACCACCAGCGATGTTGAAGTCACCAGCGCCACCAGCTTCAGCGTGACGCTGAACGCGACCGACAAGGCAGCAGTCAACCAGATTCTGAACAAGAACGGCACCAGTTCGACCGGCAGCACCACCTACAACCTGGAAGCAGCGGACGACTGGAATACGGTGATTGGCAACACGGATATTGCCGATGCCACCAACGCGGTCACTGTCAGCAACGTGGCGGCACCGACCATTACCAGCGCCACCTACAACGCCAGCACCGGCGCCTTGGTGGTCACCGGCACCGGCTTCCTCAAGCTCACCGGGGCGACCAACGACATCGTCGCCAACAAATTCACGCTGACCGGCGAAGGCGGCAGCACCTACACGCTGACCGATACCGCCAACGTCGAGATCACCTCGGGCACCGCCTTCACGCTGACGCTGAGCGCCACCGACAAGGCGGCGGTGAACCTGATCGTCAACAAGGACGGGGCGAGTTCGACCGATAACACCACCTATAACCTCGCCGCCGCCGAAGACTGGACGGCGGGCGCGGATAGCGCCGTTGTCGTGGCCGATCTGACCGGTAATGGCGTCACCGCCAGCAACGTCGCGGTGCCGACGATCACCAGTGCCACCTACGATGCGGCGACCGGCGCACTGGTCGTGACCGGCACCGGTTTCCTGAAGAAGAGTGGCGCCACGAACGACATTGTGGCCAACAAGCTGACGATCAGTGGCGACTCGAGCGCCTACACGCTGACCGACACGGCTAACGTCGAAATCACCAGTGCGACCAGTTTCACGGTCAACCTCAGCGCTACCGATAAAACGGCCGTAGCCTCGCGGATCAACAAGGACGGCACGACCTCGAACGGCAGCGCCACCTACAACCTGGCGGCCGCCGAAGGCTGGGCTGCCGGCTCGGCAGCAACCCATGCCGATTTGACCCTCAACGGCATCACCGCCAGCAATGCCGGGGTCTCCCTCGTTTCCGCCACCTACGATGCGAACACCGGCATTCTGGCCGTCACCGGCGCCAACATGGGTACGGGCGACACCATCGACGTCAACAAGCTGACCCTGGCCGGCGAAGGCGGCGCGACCCATGCACTGACCACCAGCAGCGTGACCACCAGCAGCGGCACCGCCTTCTCGGTGACGCTGAACGCGACCGACAAAGCGGCCGTCAACCAGATCCTGAACCAGGCCGGGACCAGCTCGACCGGTGGCACCACCTTCAATCTGGCCGGCGCCGCCAACTGGAACAGCACCGTCAGCGCCCCGGCCGACCTGACCGGCAACGTCGTCACCGTCAGCAACCCGACCACCCCGACCATCACCAGTGCCACCTATGACGCTGCCGCCGGCACCCTGGTCGTGACCGGTACCGGCTTCCTCAAACTCAACGGGGCGACCAACGACATCGTCGCCAACAAGTTCAAGCTGACCGGCGAAGCCAGTTACACGCTGACCGATACGGCCAATGTCGAGATCACCTCGGGTACCGCCTTCACGCTGACCCTGAGCGCCACCGACAAGGCGGCGGTCAACCAGATTCTGAACAAGAACGGCACCAGTTCAACCAGCAACACCACCTACAACCTTGAAGCGGCGGAGGACTGGGCGGCCGGCGCGGCGGCGGCCGTGGTGGTTGCCGACACCACCGGCAACGGCATCACCGTCAGCAACGTGGCCGTCCCGACGATCACCAGCGCCACCTACAACGCCAGCACCGGCGCACTGGTCGTCACCGGCACCGGCTTGCTGCAAAAGAGTGGTGCGACCAACGACATTGTCGCCAACAAATTCACCCTGACCGGCGAAGGCGGCAGCACCTACACGCTGACCGATACCGCCAACGTCGAGATCACCTCGGGCACCGCCTTCACGCTGACCCTGAGCGCCACCGACAAGGCGGCGGTGAACCAGATCGTCAACAAGGACGGAACGACGTCGACCGGTGGCACCACCTTCAACCTGGCCGCCGCAGAAGACTGGGTGGCCGGTGCAGATAGCGCCGTCGTCGTAGCTGACCTCACCGGCAACGGCGTCACCGCCAGCAACGTCGCGGCACCGACGCTGACCAGCGCCACCTACGACGAAGCCAGCGGCGTGCTGGTGGTGACCGGGACCGGTTTCCTCAAGAAAAGCGGGGCGGCCAACGATATCGTCGCCAACAAGCTGACAATCAAAGGCGATTCGACGGACTACACGCTGACCGACACGGCCAATGTCGAGATTACCAATGCAAGCAGTTTTACGGTCAACCTGAGCAGCACCGACAAAACGCAGTTGGCGACCCGGCTGAACAAGGCCGGCACCAGCTCGACCGGCAACGTGACCTACAACCTCGCTGGCGCCGAGGACTGGGCCGCCGGGGCCGATGCGGCGGTCAATGTGGCCGACCTGACCGGTAACGGCATTACCGTGACGCTGACACCGCCGAGCAGCGGCGGCGGTGGCGGGGGAGCCACGACGACACCCAGCAGCGACGGCGACAGCATCCCCGACAGCGTCGAGGACGAAGCTCCAGCCCTGTCCGGCAACAACGGCAACGGCGGTGGCAGCGGCAGCAATCCGGGGGTCAAGGGCGACGGCAACGGCGACGGGATCGCCGACAGCAAGCAGGCCAACGTCACTTCACTGCAATTCGAGAAGAACGACCAGGCGGTGAGCAACCCGAACAACGTCAAGACCTTCGTCACGCTGGAGGTCAACGATGCGAATACCACCGGCGGCAGCACCCAGTCGACGGCGACGCTGACCAGCGTCAAGCAGCAGGATGCGCCCAAAGAGAAGCCGGCCGATCTGAGCATGCCGATGGGGCTGATCGACTTTACCGCCAAGGCCTCAAGCACCGGTGCCAGCGACACCTTCAAGCTGTTTGTTGATAGCACGATCAAGGCCAACGGTTACTGGAAGCAGAACGTCAAGAAAGAATGGGTGAACCTGGCCAGCGGTGACTACGGCGGCAAGGTGGTGACCGAGAACGGCAAGACCCGCTTCGAGTTCAAGATCAAGGACGGTGGCGAATTCGACAACGACGGCAAGGCCGACGGGGTGATTACCGACCCGGGCGCGATCGGTTTCCGCGAACTGAGCAGCGCCAATGACAGCGACCGCGACCAGTTCCCGGATACGCTGGAAGCAGCCAACGGGCTCAAGGTCGGGACCAAGGACAACGACGTCTTCGGCAGCAGCAAGTTCTTCGTGATGCAGCTCTACCGCGACATTCTCTTCCGCGAAGCGGAGGAGGGTGGGCTCAAGTACTGGCAGAACCTGATCGACAGCGGGGCACGCAGCAAGACGCTGGTCGCGTCGAACTTCCTCGAGTCGCCGGAATTCCAGGCCGGTGCCGGAGCGGTGGCACGGCTCTACTTTGGCGCGCTCAACCGCCTGCCGGACGATGCCGGGATGGATAGCTGGATGACGCAGGTGCTGAGCGGCACGCCGGTGGCGGCGATTGCGTCGAACTTCGTGGCGAGCAGCGAATTCACCAGCCGCTTCGACACCCAGAGTCTGGAGAGCTTCGTTGACCGGATGTACCAGAACGTGATGAGCCGCAGCGCCGACGCCAATGGCAAGGCCTACTGGGTGCAGAAGCTGAACGCCGGGGCGAGCAAGGGCGAGGTGGTGCTGGGCTTTACCGAATCGCCGGAGTACAAGGCGGCGACGGCGGCCAAGGTCGGGATGACCTTGAACTACGTGGGTCTGCTCGGGCGCTCGCCGGAGCAGAGCGGGATGGACTTCTGGCTGGCCAAGCAGGCGGCGGGCACGCCGCAGATCGAGATCATCGGCAGCTTCATGGGGACGCAGGAGTACCACGACCGCTTCTTGCCCTGACGCCGGTTGCGCCACCAAGGGCCGCCCTCGGGGCGGCCCTTTTTTTCTGGTTTTTCACGGTCGACCGTAGAATTCGCGCTTTTTCGAGTCAGCCGCATGTATCTCCCTGCCAGTTTTCAGCAAACCGATCCGCAACGGATTGCCGCCTTGCTTCATGAGCACCCGCTGGGGTTGCTGGTTTCGCACGGCAGTCGGGGGCTGCAGTGTTCGCCCTTACCCTTCCAGTTCGTCCCGCAAAGCGGCGAGCAGGGCATGCTGAAAGCCCATCTGGCACGGGCCAATCCGCACTGGAAGGAGCTCGACGGCAGTGACTGCCTGGTGGTGTTTCAGGGGGCGCAGGGTTATGTTGCCCCGGAGTGGTATCCGAGCAAGGCAGCCAGCGGCCGGGCGGTGCCGACCTGGAACTACGCGGCGGTCGAGGTGCGTGGCCGGGCGAGGGTGGTACAGGATTTGGGTTGGCTGCAGGCGCAGCTGGGCGAGCTGACTGCCGAGCATGAAGGCAGGCGGGCCTGCCCCTGGTCGCCGGCGGATGCGCCACCGGACTATCTGGCGGCACAGTTGCGGGCAATCGTCGGGCTGGAAATCACGATCACCGGCATCGACGGTAAATGGAAAATGAGCCAGAACCGAGATTCGGCGGACCGCGCCGGAGTGATTGCCGGTTTGCGCGATCCGGCTGACCCGCATGCCCATCCGGTACTGGCCGACCTCGTTGCCGACAGCTGCCGCGAGGCTTGAGCCGCAGGCAGACGGGGGTGGTTTCCCTCCTTTGCAGGCAGGAGTGCGGCCGTTATGCTTGTCCCTTTTTGCCGTTCAGGAGTTTTTCATGCAGATCGCTCAGGTTGCCCAGCGCCGCTATACCACCAAGGCTTTCGATCCCAGCCGCCGGATTTCCACCGACGATCTGGCTGCCATTCGCACGCTGTTGCGCAATGCCGCGTCTTCGGTCAATTCACAGCCCTGGCACTTCATCATGGCCAGCAGCGATGCCGGCAAGGGCGCAATTGCCGATACCCTGAAAACCGGCTACGCCTACAACGAGGGCAAGGTGCGCAATGCCTCGCAGGTCGTTGTCTTTTGTGCTCGCAAGGGGCTCGATGCCGCCCACCTGAGCGCGGTGCTCGCGCAGGAGGAAGCCGATGGCCGCTTTGCCACTCCGGAAGCCAGGGCTACGCAGGAAAAAACGCGCATGCACTATGTCGGGCTGCATCAGGAAACACTGGGCGATGTCGATGCCTGGATCGACCGGCAGATCTATCTGGCGTTGGGGACGTTGCTGCTGGGGGCTGGTGCCTTGCAGATTGATGCCTGCCCGCTGGAAGGGTTTGATGCGGCAGCGGTCGATGCGGCGCTGGGGCTGGAGGCCAAGGGCTTGCGCAGCGTGGTGATGGTTGCGCTGGGTTACCGGAGCAGCGAGGATTTCAATGCCCGCCTGCCGAAATCCCGTCTTCCGGAAAGTGTGATTTTTAGCGAAATCTGAGTCAGCGGCGGCGTATTTGCCGCTTTGCTGTTATTGATTTCAAATATCGCATTTAGAATGGTGGAATGACTTAACCCTAGCGCCTTTGCCGGCGGCATCGCCATGACCGATACCAAGCCGTTGTCTGCACTGATGAGCACGGAATTGCAGCTGATTCCGCCGACGTGGACCCTGCACCAGGCAGCCGAACTGATGAGCGAGTTGCGCATCAGTTCGGTGCTGATTGCCACCGATGCGGTGCCGGCCGGTATCCTCACCGAGCGCGACGTGCTGCGTGCCTGGGACCACGGGCATCCGCCCGAAACGCCGGTGACCACGGTGATGAGCCAGCCAGTGCGTACGGCCCCGGCAGATCAGGACTGGCGGCAGGCACACCATCAGATGGCAATGCAGAAGCTGCGCCATCTGGCGGTGGTCGATGCGGATGGGCGGGTGGTCGGAATGGTTAGCGAAAGCGACTTTCGCCGCCATCTCAGTCAGGACCTGATTGCCCGCTTCAACGATCTGAGCGCGGTGATGACCGTCGAGGCCCTGCGTTTTTCCCCGGATACCTGCCTGGCCGATGCGCTGCGCTTGATGCGCAGCAACCGTCTGACCTGCGCCGTAGTGGTCGAACATAACCGGCCGCTGGGGATCGTGACCGAGCGCGACGTGACCCGGCTGTTTGCCCGCCGGGTCGATCACCGTGCTACCAAGGTCAGCCAGATCATGACCGCGCCGGCCCTGACCATTGCGCTCAATACCCCCTTGCAGCAGGCCTTCAACGACATGCTGGAGCGTCGTATCCGGCATCTGGTGGTGGTGCACGACAACGGCCTGATGGCCGGGGTGATCAACCAACAGGATTTTGTCGCATTGCTCGAAGGCCAGTACATGGACGAGTTGCAGGCGATCAATGCAGCCGTCAGCGCGGCCTTGCGCGAATCGCAGGCGCAACTGGAATCGATTTTCAACTCGGCCGGTGCCTTGCTCGGGTTGCTGCAGCCGGATGGTTGCCTGCTCAAGGCCAATGCTGCGGCATTGCGGCTGGCCGGGGTCAGCGAGGCGGCCGTACTCGGCCTGCCGTATTGTGAGACGCCATGGTGGCATGCAGCTACCCCGGCCCTGCGTGAGCGCCTTGCCTTGGCCTGCCGGCGGGCTGCCGGTGGCGAGGCCGATGCCTTCGAAGCGCGTCAGCGCGATGCCGATGGGCGCTGGCGCTGCATCGATTACCGGATCTGGCCGATTTTCAATGCCCAGGGCGAGGTGATCTTCCTGCTCTCTGAGGGTCATGACATCACCGTTCGTCGCCAGCATGAACAGCGCGAGCGCATCCGCAACCGGTTGTTTGCCTTGCTTGCCGGCGATGCTCCGCTACCCGAAATTCTTGACGAGATTGTCCGCCACGTCGAGGACGGCGAGCCGGGCATCCGCTGCGCAGTGATGCTGCTGAGTGCCGAGCGCGACCGCCTGCGGGTCGGGGCGGCGCCATCGCTGTCGCCGGCCTTTGCCCGGGCAGTCGATGGCATTGCCGTCGGCGAAGGCAACGGCTGTTGCGGGACAGCGGTGGCGCGGGGCGAACGGGTCCAGGTGGCCGATCTGAGTGTGCATCCCTACTACGAAGGCTTGCGCACCGAAGTGGCTGCCGAGGGACTCGCTTCATGTTGGTCGGAACCCGTTTTTGCCGCCAGCGGCCGCCTGCTCGGCAGTTTTGCCATCTATCGCGAGCAGCCAGGCGAACCCGGCGCTGACCGGGTTGAAACCATTCAGCAGGCCGCCCAGCTGGTTGGCGATGCACTTGAGCGCAAGCGCATCGATGAAGAATTGCGGCTCGCGTCGTCGGTCTTTCAGGCCAGCAGCGAAGGCATTATCGTCTGCGATGCCGAGCGGCGGATTCTTGCGGTCAACCCGGCATTTACGCGGATTACCGGCTATGCGGCCGAGGAGGCCTTGGGCCGTGATCCGGGTTTCCTCAGTGCCGGCCGCACGTCGCCCAGCCTGTATCGTGAAATGTGGGAAAGCCTAGGGGTCAGCGGCCAGTGGTTCGGCGAAATCTGGAACATGCGCAAGAACGGCGAAGTCTTTCCCGAGTGGCTGACCATCAACGCGCTCCGCGACGAGGCCGGACGCGTCTATCGCTACATCGGGATGTTCTCCGATGTCAGCAGCCGCAAGCAGTGGGAAGACCAGATCTGGCGCCAGACCAATTACGATGCGCTGACCGAACTCCCCAACCGCCGGCTGTTCCGCGACCGCCTGCAGCAGGAAGCGCGCAAGGCACAGGCGGCGCAGCAGCCGCTGGCGCTGCTGCATATCGACCTTGATCATTTCAAGGAGGTCAATGAACAGCTTGGTCATGCTGCGGGCGACAGCCTGCTGCAGCAGGTGGCCGGCCGTCTGCTCGGCTGTGCCGGCGGTGCCGATACCACCGCTCGCCTGGGGGGCGACGAGTTTGCGCTGATCATGCCGGCGCAGCCCGACCTGGGCCGGGTCGAACAGGTTGCGCAGGACATCGTCGAGCGCCTGGCCGCACCGTGCCGGATCAACGGCGAGCCGGTCTATGTTACCGCCAGTGTCGGCATCACCTTGTATCCGAACGATGGCGAAGAGCATGAATTGCTGCTGAAAAATGCCGAGCAGGCGATGTATGCGGCCAA
This genomic window from Dechloromonas sp. ZY10 contains:
- a CDS encoding EAL domain-containing protein, with protein sequence MTDTKPLSALMSTELQLIPPTWTLHQAAELMSELRISSVLIATDAVPAGILTERDVLRAWDHGHPPETPVTTVMSQPVRTAPADQDWRQAHHQMAMQKLRHLAVVDADGRVVGMVSESDFRRHLSQDLIARFNDLSAVMTVEALRFSPDTCLADALRLMRSNRLTCAVVVEHNRPLGIVTERDVTRLFARRVDHRATKVSQIMTAPALTIALNTPLQQAFNDMLERRIRHLVVVHDNGLMAGVINQQDFVALLEGQYMDELQAINAAVSAALRESQAQLESIFNSAGALLGLLQPDGCLLKANAAALRLAGVSEAAVLGLPYCETPWWHAATPALRERLALACRRAAGGEADAFEARQRDADGRWRCIDYRIWPIFNAQGEVIFLLSEGHDITVRRQHEQRERIRNRLFALLAGDAPLPEILDEIVRHVEDGEPGIRCAVMLLSAERDRLRVGAAPSLSPAFARAVDGIAVGEGNGCCGTAVARGERVQVADLSVHPYYEGLRTEVAAEGLASCWSEPVFAASGRLLGSFAIYREQPGEPGADRVETIQQAAQLVGDALERKRIDEELRLASSVFQASSEGIIVCDAERRILAVNPAFTRITGYAAEEALGRDPGFLSAGRTSPSLYREMWESLGVSGQWFGEIWNMRKNGEVFPEWLTINALRDEAGRVYRYIGMFSDVSSRKQWEDQIWRQTNYDALTELPNRRLFRDRLQQEARKAQAAQQPLALLHIDLDHFKEVNEQLGHAAGDSLLQQVAGRLLGCAGGADTTARLGGDEFALIMPAQPDLGRVEQVAQDIVERLAAPCRINGEPVYVTASVGITLYPNDGEEHELLLKNAEQAMYAAKEGGRNRYSFFTPSLQEAALQRQSLSRDLRQALALRQFELYFQPIVDLASGRIFKAEALIRWKHPERGFVSPAHFIPLAEELGLIEELGQWVFFEAVRWAQVWNEHPAADGRVFQISVNKSPRQFHNGKTHLEWVEHLRHCGLDPRAIVIEITEGLLLDEASGALDKLKHFRRQGLEIALDDFGTGYSAMAYLKRFDIDYLKIDQSFVRDMENNPGDRAIVEAMVVMAHKLGMKVIAEGIETEAQRAFLFAAGCNYGQGYLFSRPVPATAFTALLDAQSAALGSAVEPA